One Tachypleus tridentatus isolate NWPU-2018 chromosome 3, ASM421037v1, whole genome shotgun sequence DNA window includes the following coding sequences:
- the LOC143246404 gene encoding uncharacterized protein LOC143246404 isoform X1 has product MALKGNNICNNKDLQLQGFLTDSESHPSVSINTQPLLDDYHVESKPFARGKFATVRRCTDKTNDRIYAAKYIKKRRRSANVRHEIMHEILVLRMCDPCPRIINLHQIYEGSSEMILILEMAKGGELQRLLDDDEVFEESQVVHVIIQVLEALLFLHGLNIVHLDIKPQNILLTGSFPKCDIKLCDFGISRLVSEDVEVREIVGTPDYVAPEILQYEPISFASDMWSVGVLTYVLLSGYTPFGGATKQETFCNITKGSLEFPEKMFEDVSNHAKDFIKKLLVQNQRQRMLPSDCLKHPWIAPNFEEISRQNLSSKAENIELESTLDENKNYMVNSYTQNTGGLLQQNHFDAKVVSPENVRKTSSEQQQQAALEVINVEEETEQKEQSSDITERKQQLSVIPVETIIDQPFLQITANLPKYQPSVVPVGKMEENQLLQKIIFLPEQDEIVEERLPPPGGKFLHDSKHEDAALSLDTVEKHFSSHERECLQKCQLSALPVEAMKEERLVQKKNEFPKGSWPPEEITMKQEEMDSYKNEISPPPVETEGNKLLLNKERILSEYKVSTLPVEREDSQKLFDDMIPRHKVSILPVETVDEKSLSKQKVSVLPVETVDEQSLSRQKASVLPVETVDEQSLSRQKASVLPVETVDEQSLSRHKASVLPVETVDEQSLSRQKASVLPVETVDEQSLSRHKASVLPVETVDEQSLSRQKASVLPVETVDEQSLSRQKVSVLPVETVDEQSLSRQKASLLPVETVDEQSLSRQKASVLPVETVDEQSLSRHKASVLPVETVDEQSLSRQKASVLPVETVDEQSLSRQKVSVLPVETVDEQSLSRQKASLLPVETVDEQSLSRQKASLLPVETVDEQSLSRQKVSVLPVETVDEQSLSRQKASLLPVETVDEQSLSRQKASLLPVETVDEQSLSRQKASVLPVETIDEQSLSRQKVSVLPVETVDEQSLSRQKASVIPVETIDEQSLSRQKVSVLPVETVDEQSLSRQKASVIPVETIDEQSLSRQKVSGLPVETIDEQSLSRQNVSVLPVETAEEKSLHRHKFSVLPVETVDNQSLLHEENVLLRHKISLLSGETVDDRSLFHKEKELPGYKLPLLSEETLDSQSLLTKKNMLPRHKVSELPEGVKEKSLFYKENVLPRHNRYLFPVETEDDLLLFHKKYMLPRHKVSLLPAETPEDLPFLLKKSTLFPNLRHRELLEEIPVTQNRTFLSQSQQSLRYEELLKFITERQELPPTRSLIEEHHRNFQKSARKLQELPSLFEDYVHFSSFESTSQGARTIYMRDETVLSCNKSNLNNKLMITDESSLKTEMHNMLF; this is encoded by the exons ATGGCTCTAAAAGGAAATAACATCTGTAATAACAAGGACCTGCAGTTACAAGGATTTCTAACAGATTCCGAGAGCCATCCATCTGTATCAATAAATACACAGCCACTTCTCGACGACTATCATGTGGAGAGCAAGCCCTTTGCACG TGGAAAGTTCGCCACAGTTCGACGTTGCACAGATAAAACCAACGACCGAATCTACGCTGCAAAATACATCAAGAAACGGCGACGTTCAGCTAATGTTCGACACGAAATAATGCACGAAATCTTAGTCTTAAGGATGTGTGACCCGTGTCCACGAATCATTAACCTGCACCAAATATACGAAGGTTCATCAGAGATGATCTTAATACTTGAAAT GGCAAAAGGAGGAGAACTCCAGAGACTTTTGGATGACGACGAAGTTTTTGAAGAATCTCAGGTGGTCCACGTGATTATCCAAGTTTTAGAAGCTCTCTTATTTCTCCACGGCTTGAACATTGTCCATCTAGATATTAAG CCTCAAAATATCCTATTGACTGGCTCTTTTCCAAAATGTGACATCAAATTGTGTGATTTTGGCATTTCACGATTAGTTTCAGAAGACGTCGAAGTGAGAGAGATAGTAGGAACTCCAGATTACGTAG CTCCAGAGATTCTTCAGTATGAACCAATCAGTTTCGCCAGTGACATGTG gagTGTGGGGGTTCTGACGTATGTTCTTCTTTCTGGTTATACACCTTTTGGTGGTGCCACCAAGCAGGAAACCTTCTGTAATATCACTAAAGGAAGCCTTGAGTTCCCAGAAAAAATGTTTGAAGACGTTTCTAACCATGCCAAGGATTTCATTAAAAAACTGTTAGTGCAGAATCAAAG ACAGAGGATGCTCCCATCGGATTGTCTTAAACATCCGTGGATTGCACCTAACTTTGAAGAAATTTCGAGGCAAAACCTTTCTTCAAAAGCTGAAAACATTGAGCTTGAGTCAACGCTTGACGAAAACAAGAACTATATGGTAAACTCATATACTCAAAATACAGGTGGCTTACTACAACAAAACCACTTTGATGCTAAAGTAGTTTCACCGGAAAATGTACGGAAAACATcatctgaacaacaacaacaagcgGCCCTTGAAGTTATAAATGTAGAAGAAGAAACAGAGCAGAAAGAACAATCTAGTGATATAACAGAGCGTAAACAACAGTTGTCTGTAATTCCTGTAGAAACAATTATAGATCAACCTTTCCTCCAAATTACAGCAAATTTACCAAAGTACCAGCCCTCGGTTGTTCCAGTGGGAAAAATGGAGGAAAATCAATtgttacagaaaattatttttcttcccGAACAAGATGAAATAGTAGAGGAAAGGTTACCACCTCCTGGCGGAAAATTTCTACATGACTCCAAACACGAGGATGCTGCACTTTCTCTCGATACAGTGGAGAAACACTTTTCATCACATGAAAGAGAGTGTTTGCAAAAGTGCCAATTATCTGCATTACCAGTGGAAGCGATGAAAGAAGAAAGATTAGTCCAAAAGAAAAATGAGTTTCCTAAAGGATCATGGCCACCTGAAGAGATAACAATGAAACAGGAAGAAATGGATTCGTACAAGAACGAAATATCTCCACCACCAGTGGAAACAGAAGGCAATAAGCTACTGTTAAATAAGGAAAGGATTCTGAGTGAGTACAAAGTCTCTACACTTCCAGTGGAAAGAGAAGATAGCCAGAAATTGTTCGATGATATGATACCTAGACACAAAGTATCGATACTTCCAGTGGAAACAGTGGATGAAAAATCATTATCTAAACAAAAAGTATCGGTACTTCCAGTAGAAACAGTTGATGAACAGTCATTATCTAGACAAAAAGCATCGGTACTTCCAGTAGAAACAGTTGATGAACAGTCATTATCTAGACAAAAAGCATCGGTACTTCCAGTAGAAACAGTTGATGAACAGTCATTATCTAGACACAAAGCATCGGTACTTCCAGTAGAAACAGTTGATGAACAGTCATTATCTAGACAAAAAGCATCGGTACTTCCAGTAGAAACAGTTGATGAACAGTCATTATCTAGACACAAAGCATCGGTACTTCCAGTAGAAACAGTTGATGAACAGTCATTATCTAGACAAAAAGCATCGGTACTTCCAGTAGAAACAGTTGATGAACAGTCATTATCTAGACAAAAAGTATCGGTACTTCCAGTAGAAACAGTTGATGAACAGTCATTATCTAGACAAAAAGCATCGCTACTTCCAGTAGAAACAGTTGATGAACAGTCATTATCTAGACAAAAAGCATCGGTACTTCCAGTAGAAACAGTTGATGAACAGTCATTATCTAGACACAAAGCATCGGTACTTCCAGTAGAAACAGTTGATGAACAGTCATTATCTAGACAAAAAGCATCGGTACTTCCAGTAGAAACAGTTGATGAACAGTCATTATCTAGACAAAAAGTATCGGTACTTCCAGTAGAAACAGTTGATGAACAGTCATTATCTAGACAAAAAGCATCGCTACTTCCAGTAGAAACAGTTGATGAACAGTCATTATCAAGACAAAAAGCATCGCTACTTCCAGTAGAAACAGTTGATGAACAGTCATTATCAAGACAAAAAGTATCGGTACTTCCGGTAGAAACAGTTGATGAACAGTCATTATCTAGACAAAAAGCATCGCTACTTCCAGTAGAAACAGTTGATGAACAGTCATTATCTAGACAAAAAGCATCGCTACTTCCAGTAGAAACAGTTGATGAACAGTCATTATCAAGACAAAAAGCATCGGTACTTCCGGTAGAAACAATTGATGAACAGTCATTATCTCGACAAAAAGTATCGGTACTTCCAGTAGAAACAGTTGATGAACAGTCATTATCTAGACAAAAAGCATCGGTAATTCCGGTAGAAACAATTGATGAACAGTCATTATCTCGACAAAAAGTATCGGTACTTCCAGTAGAAACAGTTGATGAACAGTCATTATCTAGACAAAAAGCATCAGTAATTCCGGTAGAAACAATTGATGAACAGTCATTATCTCGACAAAAAGTATCGGGACTTCCGGTAGAAACAATTGATGAACAGTCATTATCTCGACAAAATGTGTCGGTACTTCCGGTAGAAACAGCAGAAGAAAAGTCGTTACATAGACACAAATTTTCGGTACTTCCAGTGGAAACAGTAGATAACCAGTCATTGTTACATgaagaaaatgtattattaagaCATAAAATATCTCTACTTTCAGGAGAAACAGTAGATGATCGATCATTGTTTCATAAGGAAAAGGAATTACCTGGATATAAATTACCTTTACTTTCAGAAGAAACATTAGATAGCCAATCATTGCTTACTAAGAAAAATATGTTACCCAGACACAAAGTCTCGGAACTTCCAGAAGGAGTAAAGGAAAAGTCATTGTTTTATAAGGAGAATGTTTTACCCAGACATAATCGCTATCTCTTTCCAGTGGAAACAGAAGATGatcttttattgtttcataaaaaatatatgttaccTAGACACAAAGTCTCTCTGCTTCCAGCAGAAACACCAGAAGACTTACCTTTTTTACTGAAAAAATCAACTTTGTTTCCAAATCTACGACATCGAGAACTGCTGGAAGAGATTCCAGTGACACAAAACAGAACGTTCCTATCGCAAAGTCAACAAAGTTTAAGGTACGAGGAACTGCTGAAATTTATCACAGAAAGACAAGAATTGCCTCCAACTAGATCACTTATCGAAGAACACCATCGAAACTTCCAGAAATCAGCCAGGAAGCTCCAGGAACTGCCATCTTTATTTGAAGACTACGTACACTTCTCCAGTTTTGAATCCACTTCTCAGGGTGCAAGGACCATCTATATGAGAGACGAAACTGTACTCTCTTGTAACAAATCTAATTTGAACAACAAGCTAATGATCACCGATGAATCCTCTCTGAAAACCGAGATGCATAACATGCTATTTTAA
- the LOC143246404 gene encoding uncharacterized protein LOC143246404 isoform X2, whose product MFEDVSNHAKDFIKKLLVQNQRQRMLPSDCLKHPWIAPNFEEISRQNLSSKAENIELESTLDENKNYMVNSYTQNTGGLLQQNHFDAKVVSPENVRKTSSEQQQQAALEVINVEEETEQKEQSSDITERKQQLSVIPVETIIDQPFLQITANLPKYQPSVVPVGKMEENQLLQKIIFLPEQDEIVEERLPPPGGKFLHDSKHEDAALSLDTVEKHFSSHERECLQKCQLSALPVEAMKEERLVQKKNEFPKGSWPPEEITMKQEEMDSYKNEISPPPVETEGNKLLLNKERILSEYKVSTLPVEREDSQKLFDDMIPRHKVSILPVETVDEKSLSKQKVSVLPVETVDEQSLSRQKASVLPVETVDEQSLSRQKASVLPVETVDEQSLSRHKASVLPVETVDEQSLSRQKASVLPVETVDEQSLSRHKASVLPVETVDEQSLSRQKASVLPVETVDEQSLSRQKVSVLPVETVDEQSLSRQKASLLPVETVDEQSLSRQKASVLPVETVDEQSLSRHKASVLPVETVDEQSLSRQKASVLPVETVDEQSLSRQKVSVLPVETVDEQSLSRQKASLLPVETVDEQSLSRQKASLLPVETVDEQSLSRQKVSVLPVETVDEQSLSRQKASLLPVETVDEQSLSRQKASLLPVETVDEQSLSRQKASVLPVETIDEQSLSRQKVSVLPVETVDEQSLSRQKASVIPVETIDEQSLSRQKVSVLPVETVDEQSLSRQKASVIPVETIDEQSLSRQKVSGLPVETIDEQSLSRQNVSVLPVETAEEKSLHRHKFSVLPVETVDNQSLLHEENVLLRHKISLLSGETVDDRSLFHKEKELPGYKLPLLSEETLDSQSLLTKKNMLPRHKVSELPEGVKEKSLFYKENVLPRHNRYLFPVETEDDLLLFHKKYMLPRHKVSLLPAETPEDLPFLLKKSTLFPNLRHRELLEEIPVTQNRTFLSQSQQSLRYEELLKFITERQELPPTRSLIEEHHRNFQKSARKLQELPSLFEDYVHFSSFESTSQGARTIYMRDETVLSCNKSNLNNKLMITDESSLKTEMHNMLF is encoded by the exons ATGTTTGAAGACGTTTCTAACCATGCCAAGGATTTCATTAAAAAACTGTTAGTGCAGAATCAAAG ACAGAGGATGCTCCCATCGGATTGTCTTAAACATCCGTGGATTGCACCTAACTTTGAAGAAATTTCGAGGCAAAACCTTTCTTCAAAAGCTGAAAACATTGAGCTTGAGTCAACGCTTGACGAAAACAAGAACTATATGGTAAACTCATATACTCAAAATACAGGTGGCTTACTACAACAAAACCACTTTGATGCTAAAGTAGTTTCACCGGAAAATGTACGGAAAACATcatctgaacaacaacaacaagcgGCCCTTGAAGTTATAAATGTAGAAGAAGAAACAGAGCAGAAAGAACAATCTAGTGATATAACAGAGCGTAAACAACAGTTGTCTGTAATTCCTGTAGAAACAATTATAGATCAACCTTTCCTCCAAATTACAGCAAATTTACCAAAGTACCAGCCCTCGGTTGTTCCAGTGGGAAAAATGGAGGAAAATCAATtgttacagaaaattatttttcttcccGAACAAGATGAAATAGTAGAGGAAAGGTTACCACCTCCTGGCGGAAAATTTCTACATGACTCCAAACACGAGGATGCTGCACTTTCTCTCGATACAGTGGAGAAACACTTTTCATCACATGAAAGAGAGTGTTTGCAAAAGTGCCAATTATCTGCATTACCAGTGGAAGCGATGAAAGAAGAAAGATTAGTCCAAAAGAAAAATGAGTTTCCTAAAGGATCATGGCCACCTGAAGAGATAACAATGAAACAGGAAGAAATGGATTCGTACAAGAACGAAATATCTCCACCACCAGTGGAAACAGAAGGCAATAAGCTACTGTTAAATAAGGAAAGGATTCTGAGTGAGTACAAAGTCTCTACACTTCCAGTGGAAAGAGAAGATAGCCAGAAATTGTTCGATGATATGATACCTAGACACAAAGTATCGATACTTCCAGTGGAAACAGTGGATGAAAAATCATTATCTAAACAAAAAGTATCGGTACTTCCAGTAGAAACAGTTGATGAACAGTCATTATCTAGACAAAAAGCATCGGTACTTCCAGTAGAAACAGTTGATGAACAGTCATTATCTAGACAAAAAGCATCGGTACTTCCAGTAGAAACAGTTGATGAACAGTCATTATCTAGACACAAAGCATCGGTACTTCCAGTAGAAACAGTTGATGAACAGTCATTATCTAGACAAAAAGCATCGGTACTTCCAGTAGAAACAGTTGATGAACAGTCATTATCTAGACACAAAGCATCGGTACTTCCAGTAGAAACAGTTGATGAACAGTCATTATCTAGACAAAAAGCATCGGTACTTCCAGTAGAAACAGTTGATGAACAGTCATTATCTAGACAAAAAGTATCGGTACTTCCAGTAGAAACAGTTGATGAACAGTCATTATCTAGACAAAAAGCATCGCTACTTCCAGTAGAAACAGTTGATGAACAGTCATTATCTAGACAAAAAGCATCGGTACTTCCAGTAGAAACAGTTGATGAACAGTCATTATCTAGACACAAAGCATCGGTACTTCCAGTAGAAACAGTTGATGAACAGTCATTATCTAGACAAAAAGCATCGGTACTTCCAGTAGAAACAGTTGATGAACAGTCATTATCTAGACAAAAAGTATCGGTACTTCCAGTAGAAACAGTTGATGAACAGTCATTATCTAGACAAAAAGCATCGCTACTTCCAGTAGAAACAGTTGATGAACAGTCATTATCAAGACAAAAAGCATCGCTACTTCCAGTAGAAACAGTTGATGAACAGTCATTATCAAGACAAAAAGTATCGGTACTTCCGGTAGAAACAGTTGATGAACAGTCATTATCTAGACAAAAAGCATCGCTACTTCCAGTAGAAACAGTTGATGAACAGTCATTATCTAGACAAAAAGCATCGCTACTTCCAGTAGAAACAGTTGATGAACAGTCATTATCAAGACAAAAAGCATCGGTACTTCCGGTAGAAACAATTGATGAACAGTCATTATCTCGACAAAAAGTATCGGTACTTCCAGTAGAAACAGTTGATGAACAGTCATTATCTAGACAAAAAGCATCGGTAATTCCGGTAGAAACAATTGATGAACAGTCATTATCTCGACAAAAAGTATCGGTACTTCCAGTAGAAACAGTTGATGAACAGTCATTATCTAGACAAAAAGCATCAGTAATTCCGGTAGAAACAATTGATGAACAGTCATTATCTCGACAAAAAGTATCGGGACTTCCGGTAGAAACAATTGATGAACAGTCATTATCTCGACAAAATGTGTCGGTACTTCCGGTAGAAACAGCAGAAGAAAAGTCGTTACATAGACACAAATTTTCGGTACTTCCAGTGGAAACAGTAGATAACCAGTCATTGTTACATgaagaaaatgtattattaagaCATAAAATATCTCTACTTTCAGGAGAAACAGTAGATGATCGATCATTGTTTCATAAGGAAAAGGAATTACCTGGATATAAATTACCTTTACTTTCAGAAGAAACATTAGATAGCCAATCATTGCTTACTAAGAAAAATATGTTACCCAGACACAAAGTCTCGGAACTTCCAGAAGGAGTAAAGGAAAAGTCATTGTTTTATAAGGAGAATGTTTTACCCAGACATAATCGCTATCTCTTTCCAGTGGAAACAGAAGATGatcttttattgtttcataaaaaatatatgttaccTAGACACAAAGTCTCTCTGCTTCCAGCAGAAACACCAGAAGACTTACCTTTTTTACTGAAAAAATCAACTTTGTTTCCAAATCTACGACATCGAGAACTGCTGGAAGAGATTCCAGTGACACAAAACAGAACGTTCCTATCGCAAAGTCAACAAAGTTTAAGGTACGAGGAACTGCTGAAATTTATCACAGAAAGACAAGAATTGCCTCCAACTAGATCACTTATCGAAGAACACCATCGAAACTTCCAGAAATCAGCCAGGAAGCTCCAGGAACTGCCATCTTTATTTGAAGACTACGTACACTTCTCCAGTTTTGAATCCACTTCTCAGGGTGCAAGGACCATCTATATGAGAGACGAAACTGTACTCTCTTGTAACAAATCTAATTTGAACAACAAGCTAATGATCACCGATGAATCCTCTCTGAAAACCGAGATGCATAACATGCTATTTTAA